The Sulfurimonas hydrogeniphila genome includes a window with the following:
- a CDS encoding 5'-methylthioadenosine/adenosylhomocysteine nucleosidase has product MTIAIMGAMPEEIAPILEKLGEYKATVYAGNKYYEANYKGTDLVIAYSKIGKVFSTLTATTMCEHFGAQKLLFSGVAGAISPKLKVGDLIVATKLAQHDLDITAFGHPFGYVPEGAVYVEADKELTALSKEVAKEMGKNVQEGIIATGDQFVADEKRKNWIGETFHADALEMEGASVAVVCDALDVPFFILRAISDAADMDASFSFDEFLETSAVESAEFIMKMVDKLVG; this is encoded by the coding sequence ATGACAATAGCAATAATGGGTGCAATGCCTGAAGAAATCGCACCGATTTTAGAAAAATTAGGTGAATACAAAGCGACTGTATATGCAGGAAACAAATATTATGAAGCAAATTACAAAGGCACAGATCTTGTCATAGCCTATTCAAAAATAGGAAAAGTATTTTCAACATTGACGGCAACCACCATGTGTGAACATTTTGGAGCGCAAAAACTTCTGTTTTCAGGTGTTGCCGGAGCAATATCGCCAAAGCTAAAAGTAGGAGATTTGATTGTAGCTACAAAACTTGCCCAACACGATCTTGATATTACAGCCTTTGGACATCCTTTTGGATATGTGCCAGAGGGTGCTGTTTATGTTGAAGCAGACAAAGAACTGACAGCCCTGTCAAAAGAGGTTGCAAAAGAGATGGGCAAAAATGTCCAAGAAGGTATTATTGCAACGGGTGATCAGTTTGTAGCAGATGAAAAAAGAAAAAACTGGATTGGAGAGACGTTTCATGCAGATGCACTGGAAATGGAAGGGGCAAGTGTCGCTGTTGTATGTGATGCTTTGGATGTGCCTTTTTTTATTCTTCGTGCAATAAGTGATGCGGCAGACATGGATGCAAGTTTTTCTTTTGATGAGTTTTTAGAGACCAGTGCCGTGGAATCCGCTGAATTTATTATGAAAATGGTTGATAAACTTGTCGGTTAA
- the fabD gene encoding ACP S-malonyltransferase, with protein MKKIAMIFAGQGSQAVGMGKDFYENSETAREMFDKAGERIGVDFKELIFEENEKLGQTAYTQPAILLVQMIAYRLFKEACPDTKAELFLGHSLGEFSALCAAGAIDYVDAVELVHKRGAFMQEACEGKNAGMMAIVGLDDASVEKICSDAQNEGKQVWPANYNQDGQLVVAGNKEDLASLEQTFKEAGAKRVLLLNMSVASHCDILAPAQESLAEIMQTQIQENFEAPVISNVTTKPYSTKAEAVDLLKEQLVKPVKYKQSIQAIAPEVDLAIEFGNGVVLKGLNRRIAKELKTLNISDMASLQKVKEEICS; from the coding sequence ATGAAAAAAATAGCTATGATATTTGCAGGACAGGGTTCTCAGGCAGTTGGTATGGGAAAAGATTTTTATGAAAATTCTGAAACTGCACGCGAAATGTTTGATAAAGCCGGTGAAAGAATCGGTGTGGATTTTAAAGAACTTATTTTTGAAGAAAATGAAAAACTGGGACAGACGGCCTATACACAGCCGGCAATTTTACTTGTTCAGATGATAGCATACAGACTTTTCAAAGAGGCCTGTCCCGACACTAAAGCCGAACTTTTTTTAGGACACTCTCTGGGTGAGTTTTCTGCTTTATGTGCAGCAGGTGCCATTGATTATGTAGATGCCGTAGAACTTGTGCATAAACGCGGTGCTTTTATGCAAGAAGCCTGTGAAGGAAAAAATGCCGGTATGATGGCAATTGTCGGCCTTGATGACGCAAGTGTGGAAAAAATCTGCAGTGATGCACAAAACGAAGGCAAACAGGTATGGCCTGCCAACTATAACCAGGACGGACAACTTGTAGTTGCGGGAAATAAAGAAGACCTGGCATCACTGGAGCAGACTTTTAAAGAAGCAGGAGCAAAACGAGTCTTGCTTTTAAATATGTCTGTTGCATCACACTGTGATATACTGGCACCTGCACAGGAATCTCTTGCCGAAATTATGCAAACACAGATACAAGAGAATTTTGAAGCCCCTGTGATTTCAAATGTTACAACAAAACCCTACAGTACAAAAGCGGAAGCAGTTGACCTTTTAAAAGAGCAGCTTGTAAAACCGGTAAAATACAAACAGTCAATTCAGGCAATAGCGCCTGAAGTTGACCTGGCCATAGAATTTGGCAACGGAGTTGTACTAAAAGGTCTTAACAGAAGAATTGCAAAAGAGTTGAAAACACTCAATATATCAGATATGGCATCATTACAAAAAGTGAAAGAGGAAATTTGCTCTTAA
- a CDS encoding EAL domain-containing protein yields MNLLQDVREYTDLRILYVENRLSVRNKIHSLLQNLSLHVTVSDNVKEALSLYKTYYSKHSKYYDIVVLSLDFTNSQGIELAKEIKKQHENQVIALITQKGSSHFFPEAIGLGIDKYISEPLKNTDDTLLALLELAKKSLLVQELENKAFLLLQKEKMIDENIFLTVSDIHGNITNISQAYLDFTGYTKEEILGKNHSIFKNHDIHRETIKNLWETVSANNTWEGDLKNTKSTGEEYWVHAVITPLHDKSKNIIGYTSLLKDITYQKRLEYFSTLDPITSLYNKQYFHNYLKTEYKHAIWKEELFALLLIKIDDEPIEDETILQVSHFLQELRNPQNSELFRIAHNEFALTVHNKEDEYINDTAKNILELNTLKSLHLSVGGINLDTSKFYLNCDDLYSIADENLHKAQKNTVMLDVNEYAIKNLKSLDRFTKLPNHTALHEDLSLLKKEAMLIILHVNQLNVLKDLYGNAVVQDIIRQKTRELHNIVHDEEVTLYNLNLQEFAFLITNKNLFEKYLLLMQHSLLLPTEAEENESNESIVADFTAGIAYGIDTVLAHANIALQEALISQKKYKIYKNRQSLKDEKAQKIQRLKVYKTALYNGDIIPYFQPIIEAKSGKTVKYEALARIQTSSGEIISPYYFLDAAKEDKTFEFFTRQMMQKVFNVYAKNNIQISINLSYENLNSASMLDYIKNRLEKYGGERITFEILESEDIDDYAVVEAFILFVKKYGCQVAIDDFSSGYSNFTNILRLHLDYIKLDGSLITQLNKDENINNMVRGIIQYAKQADIRTVAEFVSTEELALLVKEFGVDFLQGYYYGEPQAPKYYGLT; encoded by the coding sequence ATGAACCTTCTGCAAGATGTAAGAGAGTACACAGATTTAAGAATTTTATATGTCGAGAACAGACTCTCGGTAAGAAACAAAATTCATTCTCTCCTGCAAAACCTTTCTTTACATGTAACGGTAAGTGATAATGTCAAAGAGGCGCTTTCTCTTTATAAAACATACTATTCCAAACACAGTAAATATTATGATATAGTTGTCCTTAGCCTGGATTTCACAAACTCCCAGGGCATAGAACTGGCAAAAGAGATTAAAAAACAGCATGAAAATCAGGTTATTGCCCTTATAACACAAAAAGGAAGCTCTCATTTTTTTCCGGAGGCTATCGGTTTAGGAATAGACAAATATATCAGTGAACCTCTTAAAAATACAGATGATACACTGCTTGCCCTACTGGAACTTGCAAAAAAATCTCTCCTTGTACAGGAGTTGGAAAATAAAGCATTTTTGTTACTGCAAAAAGAGAAAATGATTGATGAAAATATCTTTTTGACAGTTTCGGATATTCATGGAAATATAACAAATATTTCGCAGGCCTATTTGGATTTTACAGGCTACACAAAAGAAGAAATACTTGGCAAAAACCACAGTATTTTTAAAAACCATGATATCCACAGAGAAACCATAAAAAATTTGTGGGAGACTGTCTCTGCCAATAATACCTGGGAAGGTGATTTAAAAAATACAAAAAGTACAGGTGAAGAGTATTGGGTACATGCAGTTATTACACCTTTGCATGACAAAAGCAAAAACATCATCGGTTATACCTCTTTGTTAAAAGACATCACCTATCAAAAAAGACTGGAATATTTTTCTACTCTTGACCCGATTACCTCTTTATATAACAAACAATACTTTCATAACTACCTCAAAACAGAATACAAGCATGCCATTTGGAAAGAGGAATTGTTTGCCCTCTTACTGATTAAAATCGATGATGAACCCATTGAAGATGAGACAATCCTGCAGGTATCTCATTTTTTACAAGAACTCCGAAACCCGCAAAATTCTGAATTATTTCGGATAGCACACAATGAATTTGCTCTGACTGTGCACAACAAAGAAGATGAATATATAAATGACACAGCAAAGAATATTCTTGAATTGAATACTCTAAAATCCTTACATCTTTCAGTAGGTGGCATTAATCTTGATACGTCAAAATTTTATCTTAACTGTGATGATTTATACAGCATAGCCGATGAAAACCTGCATAAAGCGCAAAAAAACACTGTGATGCTTGATGTCAACGAATATGCCATTAAAAATCTCAAAAGCCTGGATAGATTTACAAAACTTCCAAATCATACCGCACTGCATGAAGATCTTTCTCTGCTTAAAAAAGAGGCGATGCTGATAATTTTACATGTAAACCAGCTGAATGTGTTAAAAGACCTTTACGGCAATGCTGTTGTCCAGGATATCATTAGACAAAAAACCAGAGAACTGCATAATATAGTCCATGATGAAGAAGTGACCTTATATAATCTTAATTTGCAGGAATTCGCATTTTTAATCACAAATAAAAATCTTTTTGAGAAGTATTTACTTTTAATGCAGCACTCATTACTGCTTCCGACTGAAGCAGAGGAAAATGAAAGCAATGAATCTATAGTGGCTGACTTTACAGCAGGTATTGCCTACGGTATAGATACTGTTTTGGCACATGCAAACATTGCACTGCAAGAAGCACTTATTTCACAAAAAAAATACAAAATCTATAAAAACAGACAGTCCCTCAAAGATGAAAAAGCACAGAAAATTCAGAGACTTAAAGTCTATAAAACAGCACTTTACAACGGTGACATCATTCCGTATTTTCAACCTATTATAGAGGCAAAAAGCGGAAAAACTGTCAAATATGAAGCATTGGCAAGAATACAGACAAGCAGCGGTGAAATTATCTCGCCTTATTACTTTTTGGATGCGGCAAAAGAAGATAAAACATTTGAATTTTTTACACGACAGATGATGCAAAAAGTATTTAATGTCTATGCAAAAAACAATATTCAAATTTCTATCAATCTCAGTTATGAGAACCTCAACTCTGCCTCTATGCTTGATTATATAAAAAACCGTTTGGAAAAATACGGAGGGGAAAGAATTACATTTGAAATACTCGAATCAGAAGATATTGACGATTATGCTGTTGTCGAAGCCTTTATTTTATTTGTAAAAAAATACGGATGCCAAGTGGCTATTGACGATTTTAGTTCGGGCTATTCCAACTTTACAAATATTTTGAGACTGCATCTTGACTATATAAAACTCGATGGCTCACTGATAACACAGCTCAATAAAGATGAAAATATTAACAATATGGTACGGGGGATTATACAGTATGCCAAACAGGCTGATATTCGTACCGTTGCCGAATTTGTCAGCACAGAAGAACTGGCGCTGCTTGTCAAAGAGTTTGGCGTCGATTTTTTACAGGGTTATTACTATGGAGAACCGCAGGCTCCAAAGTACTATGGGCTCACTTAA
- a CDS encoding PepSY domain-containing protein, which translates to MVKIYKLHKIVGLSFAAVLALLAFTGFLLDHDKWSFLYTITFKSVPQKSMEADKRLFEAYYIDKKNPGTVIAGGKRGLFKSTDAGKHFEKISSLQCNAIREQKHTLYIATSQGVYCYDFKKLTPLVLKNRYISSLALYENKLVAVEEKERVYVVDIKSRKVTTSTEILLPKEALQEDIKLSRFIRDLHYARGLFDEDLSLFLNDYGALVLLWLSISGYIIWYLIRSKQKAQFARKMIKTHANIFVIFSIFPLFILLTTGIFLDHASALGKFMKSVTISHKVLPPIYNTLKADIWAVDYDGKVYRIGNRYGIYKSRDLNKWQLENRGFAYRMIRRGKRLYVSGMGAPNRILDAKHFKILKNAPHMFRDIIEKENRVEYFSPVQKSVKLPQFHEATLYSVLLTLHDGSFFASWWIWVNDAAALSLLLLLVSGFLRWRHKRKHFKYLFFK; encoded by the coding sequence ATGGTAAAAATCTATAAACTTCATAAAATTGTCGGATTGAGTTTTGCCGCAGTATTGGCTCTTTTGGCTTTTACGGGATTTTTACTGGATCATGACAAATGGAGTTTTTTATATACGATAACTTTCAAGAGTGTGCCGCAAAAGAGTATGGAGGCGGACAAAAGGCTTTTTGAAGCGTATTATATTGATAAAAAAAACCCCGGTACTGTTATAGCGGGCGGTAAACGGGGTCTGTTTAAAAGCACGGATGCAGGAAAGCATTTTGAAAAAATCAGTTCTCTGCAGTGTAATGCGATAAGGGAGCAGAAACACACACTGTACATAGCAACATCGCAGGGCGTATACTGCTATGATTTTAAAAAACTGACACCGTTGGTCCTTAAAAACAGATATATAAGCTCCTTGGCCTTATATGAAAATAAACTGGTAGCGGTTGAAGAGAAAGAGAGAGTGTATGTAGTAGATATAAAGAGTAGAAAAGTTACAACAAGCACAGAAATACTTCTGCCAAAAGAAGCACTGCAAGAAGATATAAAACTTTCAAGATTTATACGGGATTTACACTATGCAAGAGGACTTTTTGACGAAGACCTTTCTCTTTTTCTCAATGATTACGGGGCACTGGTTTTATTATGGCTCAGTATAAGCGGATATATCATTTGGTATTTGATACGCTCTAAACAAAAGGCACAGTTTGCAAGAAAAATGATAAAAACACATGCAAATATTTTTGTTATTTTTTCTATATTCCCTCTTTTTATTTTATTGACAACCGGAATTTTTTTAGATCATGCGTCAGCACTTGGAAAATTTATGAAATCTGTGACAATTTCACATAAAGTTTTACCACCAATATACAATACTCTAAAAGCTGACATCTGGGCTGTTGACTACGACGGGAAAGTGTATAGAATAGGGAATCGTTACGGTATCTACAAAAGTAGGGATTTAAACAAATGGCAATTGGAAAACAGAGGTTTTGCGTACAGAATGATACGAAGAGGAAAACGCCTCTATGTCAGCGGAATGGGAGCCCCCAACCGTATTTTGGATGCAAAGCATTTTAAAATTTTAAAAAATGCACCGCATATGTTCCGTGACATTATAGAAAAAGAGAACAGAGTAGAATATTTCAGCCCTGTGCAAAAGAGTGTAAAGTTACCACAGTTTCATGAGGCAACACTCTACTCTGTACTTTTAACACTGCATGATGGCAGTTTTTTCGCTTCCTGGTGGATATGGGTAAATGATGCAGCTGCTTTGTCTTTGCTGTTGCTGCTGGTAAGCGGGTTTCTACGATGGAGACACAAAAGAAAGCATTTCAAGTATCTTTTCTTTAAGTGA
- a CDS encoding TonB-dependent receptor, with the protein MNRKILFLSLCASLASAESVVEISPVSVIATGVKESVLEQPLSISTKGEKEIELDQVIFQKDLLNSLSGVRIEQTGSVIGHMTSIRMPVNTGPYYLFMQDGIPVQSSGFFNHNGLAYTTFQSASSVEVIKGAGTALYGSDAVAATIDVQSLKKPSKEKVVLLKGMGGSYGYGLGSAEVSDAIDKESGYRANISYMHSDGWREHTKTDRVESNFRYDKRVNDDNDIKIIANFSKTVAQQADSFNNYANITNGSTAASDDPNYYTALQKTDVERKFDYARVSVELNNYRYNDLEISLIPYLRYNRNRYVATWETNLPSNDNEIYTFGLQQRNTYEKEWGKIVFGFDTEYTQSSLKYNQDFDITTTGWGGATYLTGALYDYTVNYFAIAPYIHTEYKLWSALVVSAGLRYDYNSYSYDNKLADNSYDASGRYYRPADRDDSYNYLSPKLALSYFPAKDLNLYARYANGFRIPQATRLYSVKAGYEQINLDPETSNTYEIGLKKSFSKKTSFELAVYYMTIEDTIIRDRNTGGYRNGGSSIHRGIELTLKEEISRELETAVAYTYTKHNYDNDPVLGDNEMAGAPNNIANVRLFYMPDALKGVTLQGEWQYVGSYWMDDAHTVEKYDGYSIGNVKMNYNYSKRVRVFAKITNITDKRYAVNARYAYGREDYTPGDPRQFYAGLEYKW; encoded by the coding sequence ATGAATAGAAAAATTTTGTTTTTATCTTTGTGTGCATCGTTGGCATCAGCAGAGAGTGTGGTAGAAATCAGTCCTGTCAGTGTGATAGCAACAGGTGTGAAAGAAAGTGTTTTAGAACAGCCTCTGAGTATAAGCACGAAAGGGGAAAAGGAGATAGAGCTTGATCAGGTTATATTTCAAAAAGACCTGCTCAACTCCCTTTCCGGTGTGCGTATTGAACAAACCGGTTCTGTTATCGGACATATGACATCCATTCGTATGCCTGTGAATACCGGTCCCTATTATCTCTTTATGCAGGACGGAATCCCTGTGCAGTCAAGCGGTTTTTTCAATCATAACGGGCTTGCCTATACTACATTTCAGAGTGCTTCGTCTGTTGAAGTGATAAAGGGAGCAGGAACTGCTTTGTATGGATCCGATGCCGTTGCTGCCACTATTGATGTACAATCCTTGAAAAAACCTTCAAAAGAGAAGGTTGTTTTACTCAAAGGTATGGGCGGAAGCTACGGATACGGCCTAGGAAGTGCGGAGGTGAGTGATGCTATAGACAAAGAGAGCGGATATCGTGCAAATATATCTTATATGCACAGTGACGGTTGGCGGGAGCATACAAAAACTGACAGAGTTGAGTCCAATTTTCGTTATGACAAAAGAGTGAACGACGATAATGATATAAAAATTATTGCAAATTTTTCTAAAACTGTGGCACAACAGGCTGACAGCTTTAATAACTATGCAAATATAACAAACGGCTCAACGGCTGCAAGTGATGATCCGAATTATTATACAGCCTTGCAAAAAACAGATGTAGAGAGAAAGTTTGACTATGCGAGGGTCAGTGTTGAACTGAATAATTACAGGTATAATGATTTGGAAATTTCTCTGATTCCGTATCTGCGTTACAACAGAAACAGATATGTTGCAACCTGGGAAACAAATCTTCCAAGCAATGATAATGAAATTTATACCTTTGGCCTGCAACAGAGAAATACTTATGAAAAAGAATGGGGGAAAATAGTTTTTGGCTTTGATACAGAATATACACAGTCTTCTCTGAAATACAATCAGGATTTTGATATTACAACGACAGGATGGGGCGGTGCTACCTATCTTACAGGGGCATTGTATGACTATACGGTAAATTATTTTGCCATAGCCCCTTACATCCACACAGAATACAAACTGTGGAGTGCCCTGGTTGTGAGTGCCGGCTTGCGATATGACTATAACAGTTACAGTTATGATAATAAACTCGCAGATAACAGTTATGACGCCTCGGGAAGATATTACAGACCTGCAGACAGGGATGACAGCTATAATTATCTAAGTCCCAAACTGGCTTTGAGTTATTTTCCTGCGAAGGATTTAAATCTTTATGCACGGTATGCAAACGGTTTTAGAATTCCACAGGCAACACGTCTGTATTCTGTAAAGGCAGGATACGAACAGATAAACCTTGATCCCGAAACATCAAATACCTACGAGATAGGATTAAAAAAATCTTTTTCCAAAAAGACATCTTTTGAATTGGCAGTCTATTATATGACTATAGAGGATACCATCATACGAGATAGAAATACCGGCGGTTACCGCAATGGTGGCAGTTCTATACACAGAGGGATAGAACTGACACTCAAAGAGGAGATATCTCGGGAACTGGAGACGGCAGTTGCATATACCTATACAAAACACAATTATGACAATGATCCTGTTCTTGGCGATAATGAAATGGCAGGAGCACCGAACAATATAGCAAATGTACGTCTTTTTTATATGCCGGACGCTCTCAAAGGAGTTACCCTGCAGGGCGAATGGCAATATGTCGGTTCCTATTGGATGGATGATGCACATACGGTTGAGAAATATGACGGATACAGTATCGGTAATGTTAAAATGAATTATAACTACTCAAAGAGGGTAAGAGTTTTTGCCAAAATTACCAATATTACAGATAAAAGATATGCTGTCAATGCTCGGTATGCCTACGGAAGAGAAGACTATACACCCGGTGATCCAAGACAGTTTTATGCGGGCTTAGAGTATAAATGGTAA
- a CDS encoding RDD family protein: MKKNIRYAGFWIRFFASFFDTLFLALPVGIIIYFVSDGNWFDFVQYQNNIQMAMNGNIHALDQQPHTSLTWEFVFEISVLLVTILFWEKWRGATPGKKFLHVKIVDAFTCKDINNKQAITRSLAYIPSLLLFGLGFLMVAFRKDKRGLHDLIAGTIVIYDEDATPHS, encoded by the coding sequence ATGAAAAAAAATATTAGATATGCAGGGTTTTGGATACGCTTTTTTGCTTCATTTTTTGATACGCTCTTTTTGGCTCTGCCTGTAGGTATCATTATTTATTTTGTAAGTGATGGCAACTGGTTTGATTTTGTACAGTACCAAAACAATATTCAAATGGCAATGAACGGGAATATACATGCTCTTGACCAACAGCCCCATACCTCTTTAACATGGGAATTTGTTTTTGAGATTTCAGTTTTGCTTGTAACAATTCTTTTTTGGGAAAAATGGCGCGGAGCGACCCCCGGGAAAAAATTTCTACATGTAAAGATAGTTGACGCCTTTACATGTAAAGATATAAACAACAAACAGGCGATTACACGTTCTTTGGCCTATATCCCCTCATTACTGTTGTTCGGACTCGGGTTTTTGATGGTGGCTTTTCGAAAAGACAAAAGAGGACTGCATGATTTAATTGCCGGAACCATTGTAATCTATGATGAAGATGCTACTCCTCACTCATAA
- a CDS encoding tRNA 2-thiocytidine biosynthesis TtcA family protein: MSKLGKTNAKFSLIEEGDKILVGLSGGKDSLTMIHAMKEQQRRAPFAFDFIAVTVSYGMGENFDKLSAHCREYGIEHIVKETQTYDLAKEKIRKNSSFCSFFSRMRRGYLYSVAKELGCNKVALGHHMDDAAESFFMNFIYNGQMRSLAPKYTAQNGLVVIRPLIQMRERQLRAFVEDNGIEAIGDEACPAMRFDVKMPYARAQMKEMLSSMEKEHPQLFTSLNAAFKNISVDSFFMSEE; the protein is encoded by the coding sequence ATGTCAAAACTCGGTAAAACAAATGCCAAGTTTTCCTTGATAGAAGAGGGGGACAAAATTCTTGTCGGACTCAGCGGAGGTAAAGACTCTCTGACAATGATTCATGCGATGAAAGAGCAGCAGCGCCGGGCCCCTTTTGCCTTTGATTTTATTGCCGTTACCGTAAGCTACGGAATGGGTGAAAATTTTGACAAACTCTCCGCACATTGCAGGGAATATGGTATAGAACATATAGTAAAAGAGACCCAGACCTATGATTTGGCAAAAGAAAAAATTCGCAAAAATTCTTCCTTTTGCAGCTTTTTTTCCCGTATGCGGCGAGGGTATCTTTACAGTGTTGCCAAAGAACTGGGATGTAACAAGGTTGCACTTGGCCATCATATGGATGATGCGGCAGAGAGCTTTTTTATGAATTTTATTTACAATGGACAGATGCGCAGTCTTGCTCCGAAATATACAGCCCAAAACGGGCTTGTTGTGATTCGTCCTCTGATTCAGATGCGTGAACGTCAGCTGCGTGCTTTTGTGGAAGACAACGGCATAGAAGCCATAGGCGATGAAGCCTGTCCTGCCATGCGTTTTGATGTCAAAATGCCCTATGCAAGAGCACAGATGAAAGAGATGCTCTCATCAATGGAAAAAGAACACCCTCAGCTTTTTACTTCACTTAATGCCGCTTTTAAAAACATCTCAGTCGATAGTTTTTTTATGAGTGAGGAGTAG
- a CDS encoding nitrilase-related carbon-nitrogen hydrolase translates to MRVTLAQTSPKLNRTNITEAVVWINDVKESSDLIVFPELSLSGYLLQDKLFEDAYLLEELSVFEELSKDIDIVVGAALKDGNVFRNTALYYSGGKLLSKHIKVHLPNYGMFEEARYFEGGDRFESFVVGRKKVSMLICEDLWHTSVHEELTSLDPDLIIVLVASPARGFNEKSLDIQDKWYGIISNVAKECRAELLFVNRVGFEDGLGFWGGSCIVQKEGKRVHQLPLFEKSIQTFTIEE, encoded by the coding sequence ATGAGAGTCACACTTGCACAAACTTCACCGAAGTTAAACCGTACAAATATTACCGAGGCAGTTGTCTGGATAAATGATGTCAAAGAAAGTTCAGATCTTATAGTCTTTCCTGAACTCTCTTTAAGTGGGTATTTGCTTCAGGATAAACTTTTTGAAGATGCCTATTTGCTTGAAGAACTGAGTGTTTTTGAAGAGTTGAGCAAAGATATTGATATTGTTGTCGGCGCAGCACTCAAAGACGGGAATGTTTTTAGAAATACAGCACTGTACTACAGCGGCGGAAAACTTCTCTCCAAACATATAAAAGTACACCTGCCAAATTACGGAATGTTTGAAGAAGCACGCTATTTTGAAGGCGGTGACAGATTTGAATCATTTGTTGTGGGGAGAAAAAAAGTTTCGATGCTCATCTGTGAGGATTTGTGGCATACCAGTGTGCATGAAGAACTCACCAGCCTTGATCCGGACTTGATTATCGTTCTTGTGGCATCCCCTGCTCGCGGATTTAATGAAAAATCTTTGGATATTCAAGACAAATGGTATGGAATTATCAGCAATGTTGCAAAAGAGTGCCGTGCAGAGCTTCTTTTTGTCAACCGTGTGGGATTTGAAGACGGACTTGGCTTTTGGGGCGGAAGCTGTATCGTTCAAAAAGAGGGCAAAAGAGTGCATCAGTTGCCACTGTTTGAAAAATCAATACAGACATTTACAATCGAGGAATAA